The following are encoded in a window of Onthophagus taurus isolate NC chromosome 3, IU_Otau_3.0, whole genome shotgun sequence genomic DNA:
- the LOC111419970 gene encoding uncharacterized protein, whose product MSRLLTNYLLIFVVVCVQGIFVSCGNADVYWRDYKGTIPNDAVPTDNGTYIAQVILASGGNIPGTLYQYKKVAVSAASGKRLEFLNNIKVLCSPKPSALKWKFVNTNQLDAKFLDKCVVGGFEIGYTLYIGKVFHEGEWKIGKVFPPNAKYTGLTVWRDDGNSYPTHDFQILTEQ is encoded by the exons ATGTCGCGGTTATTAACGAATTACTTACTAATTTTCGTTGTGGTATGTGTGCAAGGAATCTTTGTTTCTTGTGGaa atgcTGATGTGTATTGGAGAGATTATAAAGGAACAATTCCAAACGACGCAGTTCCTACCGATAATGGAACTTATATTGCCCAAGTAATTCTTGCAAGTGGTGGAAATATTCCAGGAACTTTATatcaatataagaaagttgcTGTGTCTGCAGCATCAGGGAAAAGACTTGaatttctaaataatattaaa gtATTATGTTCCCCTAAACCTAGCGCTTTAAAATGGAAATTCGTAAACACGAATCAACTAGATGCGAAATTCTTGGATAAATGCGTCGTTGGAGGATTTGAAATCGGGTACACGCTTTATATTGGAAAAGTTTTCCATGAGGGTGAATGGAAAATCGGCAAAGTGTTTCCACCGAATGCTAAATACACAGGTTTGACAGTTTGGAGGGATGATGGGAACAGTTACCCCACACATGATTTCCAAATATTAACGGAAcagtaa